Proteins co-encoded in one Methylomonas albis genomic window:
- a CDS encoding NADP-dependent isocitrate dehydrogenase: MNKISVKNPVVEIDGDEMTRIIWHFIKDKLILPYLDLQIDYYDLGIEQRDATDDQITIDAANAIKKHGVGIKCATITPDEARVEEFKLKKMYKSPNGTIRNILDGTVFREPIICNNVPRLVPNWTQPICIGRHAFGDQYRATDFVTKGKGKLKISFTPDDGGPEQSFEVYHFEGDGVALAMYNTDESIAGFARSCFNVALDRGWPLYLSTKNTILKKYDGRFKDIFEDIYQAEYKDLYQTTGIVYEHKLIDDMVASALKWNGAFVWACKNYDGDVQSDTVAQGFGSLGLMTSTLVTPDGKTMEAEAAHGTVTRHYRMHQQGKKTSTNPIASIFAWTRGLAFRGKLDGNPELINFCETLEKVCVDTVEAGQMTKDLALCIYGDDLNDSHYLTTEDFLEALRVNLEQSLSA; encoded by the coding sequence ATGAATAAAATATCCGTCAAAAATCCGGTGGTGGAGATCGACGGCGATGAAATGACTCGCATCATCTGGCATTTCATCAAAGACAAACTGATTCTGCCTTACCTGGATCTGCAAATCGACTATTACGACCTGGGAATCGAACAGCGAGATGCTACCGACGACCAAATTACCATCGATGCGGCCAATGCCATTAAAAAGCATGGCGTGGGGATAAAATGCGCCACCATCACCCCCGATGAAGCGAGGGTCGAAGAATTCAAACTGAAAAAAATGTACAAATCGCCGAACGGCACGATTCGGAATATTCTGGATGGCACGGTCTTCCGCGAACCGATCATATGCAATAACGTGCCGCGCCTGGTGCCGAATTGGACCCAGCCGATTTGCATTGGCCGGCATGCGTTCGGCGACCAATACCGAGCTACCGATTTCGTGACCAAGGGCAAAGGCAAATTAAAGATCAGCTTTACCCCGGACGATGGCGGTCCGGAGCAAAGTTTTGAGGTCTATCATTTCGAAGGTGACGGCGTGGCTCTGGCAATGTACAACACCGATGAATCCATCGCAGGTTTTGCCCGTAGCTGTTTCAACGTGGCGCTGGATCGTGGCTGGCCGCTGTATCTGTCCACCAAAAATACCATCCTAAAAAAATACGATGGCCGTTTCAAGGACATCTTCGAAGACATCTACCAAGCCGAATACAAAGACTTATACCAAACCACAGGCATCGTCTACGAACACAAACTAATCGACGACATGGTGGCATCGGCGTTGAAATGGAACGGCGCCTTTGTCTGGGCCTGCAAGAACTACGACGGCGACGTGCAATCGGATACCGTGGCGCAGGGTTTTGGATCGTTGGGCTTGATGACTTCCACCTTGGTCACGCCGGACGGAAAAACTATGGAAGCTGAAGCGGCGCATGGCACCGTCACCCGCCATTACCGCATGCATCAACAGGGCAAAAAAACCTCCACCAATCCGATTGCGTCTATCTTTGCCTGGACGCGCGGCTTGGCATTTCGCGGCAAATTGGACGGTAATCCTGAGCTGATTAACTTTTGCGAAACCCTGGAAAAAGTCTGTGTCGATACTGTCGAAGCGGGACAAATGACTAAGGATTTGGCCTTGTGCATCTACGGCGACGATTTAAACGACTCGCATTATTTGACGACCGAAGATTTTCTGGAGGCGCTGCGAGTCAATCTGGAGCAAAGCCTTTCAGCTTAA
- a CDS encoding GMC family oxidoreductase, giving the protein MDKTTLAPYYQVAKQVLGARPVPSWQTDSRRKIVRTELFQEFAAHENRTSKLADICVFFGNDYNYNGSDAPIAIGLQEKNRYGATQTSCTYCAECDIGCNTHSKNTLDLNYIHAGQHQHGGQVFTDCQAEKIVPLNQHGDDDASAGGEFGYRVEFQNFASGQSQSLKTRRVVVSAGTFGSNELLLRCRDVYHSLPKLSEQLGRWFSGNGDFLSFAVEGKKDADPNYGPVITQYTDYNLFDRFNREQAFVLEDASYPAWLAWYIEGAFPTSTLRKLVRAVKALAAWLKKYLHNGIWNGVLGFSLHEILKDDLSSKSVVMLCMGLDNGDGTLTLNKADRIDLDWPQETSMSLYQAILSAGERFKKFVKSNWFFPLPTWDLPIRHNVTVHPLGGCILADSPDKGVVSGHPEQRGQAFGYQGLYVVDGSILPSAVGANPVATISATAEWIAEGITGIKPDASLGV; this is encoded by the coding sequence TTGGATAAAACCACCCTTGCTCCGTATTATCAAGTCGCCAAGCAAGTTTTGGGAGCCCGCCCGGTTCCATCCTGGCAAACCGACAGCCGCCGAAAAATCGTCCGCACCGAACTGTTTCAAGAGTTTGCTGCCCACGAAAACCGCACCAGCAAGCTGGCCGACATCTGCGTATTTTTTGGCAACGATTACAACTACAACGGTTCCGACGCACCCATCGCCATCGGTTTGCAGGAGAAAAACCGCTATGGCGCCACGCAAACTTCATGTACCTATTGTGCCGAATGCGATATCGGCTGCAATACCCACTCTAAAAACACCCTGGACCTAAACTACATTCACGCCGGCCAACACCAGCATGGTGGCCAAGTGTTTACCGACTGCCAAGCCGAAAAAATTGTGCCCCTCAATCAGCATGGCGATGACGACGCCTCCGCTGGCGGCGAATTCGGCTATCGGGTGGAATTTCAGAATTTTGCCTCGGGACAGTCGCAAAGCCTGAAAACCCGCCGCGTCGTAGTTTCGGCAGGTACGTTCGGCAGCAACGAGCTATTGCTGCGCTGTCGTGATGTGTATCACAGCCTACCCAAACTCAGCGAGCAATTGGGGCGCTGGTTCTCCGGCAATGGCGACTTTCTGTCATTTGCAGTGGAAGGCAAAAAAGACGCCGACCCCAACTACGGGCCGGTCATTACCCAATACACCGATTACAATTTGTTCGACCGCTTCAATAGAGAGCAGGCTTTCGTACTGGAAGACGCCTCTTATCCGGCTTGGCTGGCTTGGTATATAGAAGGCGCGTTTCCGACCAGCACCCTACGCAAGCTGGTGCGGGCCGTGAAAGCCCTGGCCGCATGGCTGAAAAAATATCTGCACAACGGCATCTGGAACGGTGTGCTGGGATTTTCCTTGCATGAGATTTTAAAGGATGATTTGTCCTCAAAATCCGTAGTCATGCTCTGCATGGGCCTGGATAACGGCGACGGCACACTGACACTCAACAAGGCTGACCGAATCGACCTAGACTGGCCGCAAGAAACCAGCATGAGTTTGTATCAGGCGATTCTCTCGGCCGGCGAGCGCTTCAAAAAATTTGTCAAATCCAATTGGTTTTTCCCGCTACCGACTTGGGACTTGCCGATTCGCCACAACGTGACCGTACATCCTTTGGGCGGCTGTATCTTGGCCGACTCGCCGGATAAAGGCGTGGTCAGCGGCCACCCCGAGCAACGCGGCCAGGCATTTGGCTATCAAGGCCTATATGTCGTCGATGGCTCAATTCTGCCCAGTGCAGTCGGCGCCAACCCCGTCGCAACCATTTCCGCGACTGCGGAATGGATTGCCGAAGGTATCACCGGTATCAAACCCGATGCCAGCTTGGGCGTGTAA
- a CDS encoding alpha/beta hydrolase, with the protein MTTTNKASFEFTEEMKGYLSLGQTAFEDGYRQGKEDNHYFMFHLTIQSDDLDTFLESDAHQSAAIGYVEGDLIGGRRTVDKGVFNLFVDSADADRKQMLYRLFFTDANGQALTLSGRKQIQNNVGPDLWADTTTLFTNLFKGHVEADKEAKAKVYATGLLYIEVMDFAKQLTTIRASGETLTDRLHAVERFGGFFLGALWEVYKPSMTPKMGSFEREIPLYTLEGVKDAEVTTHHFTTADRLGLSLLRFKRAASQDVVVLVPGLTAASDMFIMPEHYNLTSYLLDNGFGDVWTLDGRISNRYSYNLQRHRYNVDDLALYDMPAAISTVRQAVGPDARIHVISHCFGALAFSMSLFGKAVTGISSFIANGVGLTPRVPLPAKIKLYLGPLAADYILGVDYLNPHWRRDPGFGAGKLLAMAISAFHHECDSPECHMLSFMWGWGFPVLYKHENLHDVTHRRCGDLFGGSSVNYYRHVLKMVNAGNTAVKYQTNEPRYRTLPDNYFQYASEIETPCLFVAGQDNALFRDSNIVCHQRLEQIVPGRHELAVIPDYGHADVIMGKNAAQDIFPRLVEFLNKHRN; encoded by the coding sequence ATGACAACTACCAACAAAGCCTCGTTCGAATTCACCGAAGAAATGAAAGGCTATCTCAGCCTGGGCCAAACCGCTTTCGAAGACGGTTATAGGCAAGGCAAGGAAGATAACCATTACTTCATGTTTCATCTGACCATCCAAAGCGACGATTTGGATACTTTTTTAGAATCCGACGCCCATCAATCGGCGGCCATCGGCTATGTGGAAGGCGATCTGATCGGCGGCCGGCGCACGGTGGATAAAGGCGTGTTCAATCTGTTCGTCGATAGCGCCGATGCCGATCGCAAACAAATGCTCTATCGCCTGTTTTTCACCGATGCCAACGGCCAGGCTTTGACCCTGAGCGGGCGCAAACAGATTCAAAACAACGTCGGTCCGGATCTGTGGGCCGACACCACCACCTTGTTCACCAACTTATTCAAGGGCCATGTGGAAGCTGACAAGGAAGCCAAAGCCAAGGTCTACGCCACCGGCTTGTTGTATATCGAAGTGATGGACTTTGCCAAGCAACTGACCACGATACGCGCCAGCGGCGAAACATTAACAGACCGCTTGCACGCGGTGGAACGCTTCGGCGGCTTCTTTTTGGGCGCGCTATGGGAAGTCTACAAACCGTCCATGACGCCAAAGATGGGCAGTTTCGAGCGGGAGATTCCATTGTATACGCTGGAAGGCGTGAAGGATGCCGAGGTGACGACTCATCACTTTACCACCGCCGACCGGCTGGGTTTGAGTCTGTTACGTTTCAAACGCGCAGCCAGTCAGGACGTGGTCGTTTTGGTCCCCGGCCTGACTGCCGCCAGCGACATGTTCATCATGCCCGAACATTACAATTTGACCAGTTATCTGCTGGACAATGGTTTTGGTGACGTCTGGACCCTGGACGGCCGGATTAGCAACCGCTATTCCTACAACCTGCAACGACACCGTTACAACGTCGACGATCTGGCCCTGTACGACATGCCGGCGGCCATCTCGACCGTGCGCCAGGCGGTGGGGCCGGACGCGCGGATTCACGTGATCAGCCATTGCTTTGGTGCGCTGGCGTTTAGCATGAGCTTGTTCGGTAAGGCGGTAACCGGCATCAGCAGTTTTATCGCCAATGGCGTGGGTTTGACACCGCGCGTACCGCTACCCGCGAAAATCAAGTTGTATCTGGGGCCGCTTGCTGCCGACTATATTCTGGGCGTCGATTATCTGAATCCACATTGGCGGCGTGATCCGGGATTTGGCGCCGGCAAATTACTGGCGATGGCGATTTCGGCATTCCACCACGAATGCGATTCGCCGGAATGCCACATGCTGAGCTTTATGTGGGGCTGGGGCTTTCCGGTGTTGTACAAACACGAAAATCTGCACGATGTGACCCATCGCCGTTGCGGCGACCTGTTCGGCGGTAGTTCGGTCAACTATTACCGTCACGTATTGAAAATGGTCAACGCTGGCAACACGGCCGTCAAATACCAAACCAACGAGCCACGTTACCGGACTCTGCCTGACAATTACTTTCAATATGCCAGCGAGATCGAAACGCCGTGCCTGTTCGTCGCCGGTCAGGACAATGCTTTGTTCCGCGATTCCAACATCGTCTGCCACCAACGTCTGGAGCAAATCGTCCCTGGTCGCCATGAATTGGCGGTGATTCCGGATTACGGCCACGCCGACGTGATCATGGGCAAGAATGCCGCTCAGGATATTTTTCCGCGTCTTGTGGAATTCTTGAATAAACATCGCAATTGA
- a CDS encoding MarR family winged helix-turn-helix transcriptional regulator produces the protein MHELDTFKLIERISALLRSEERKKYAAINLQPVHGQVLEYLAKCNKYSNTHAAVAEYLGLTKGTVSQTIQILERKHYLNKTTDPLDGRVVHLSLTEAGMQLIDELKPLDIFKQAESKVSRQEFDTIGQALQTTLGVLQKVNQSKSFGLCRSCHYFSVEAHHYQCGLTEQPLDREDTDKICRDHLPVPNSFIDQE, from the coding sequence ATGCATGAATTAGACACATTTAAGCTGATCGAACGGATCAGCGCCTTATTGCGCTCGGAAGAACGCAAAAAATACGCAGCGATCAACTTACAACCAGTGCATGGTCAGGTGTTGGAATATCTGGCCAAGTGCAATAAATACAGCAACACCCATGCTGCGGTGGCCGAGTATCTGGGCTTGACCAAGGGCACGGTATCGCAGACTATTCAGATTTTGGAGCGTAAGCATTATCTGAATAAGACTACCGATCCGTTAGACGGTAGGGTGGTGCATCTAAGTCTAACCGAAGCCGGCATGCAGTTGATCGACGAGTTAAAACCCTTGGATATTTTTAAGCAGGCCGAATCCAAGGTCAGCCGGCAGGAATTCGATACGATAGGCCAGGCCTTGCAAACCACACTGGGCGTGCTGCAGAAAGTCAACCAATCCAAGAGTTTTGGCTTGTGCCGCTCCTGCCATTATTTTTCGGTGGAAGCTCATCACTATCAATGTGGCCTGACTGAACAACCGTTGGATCGCGAGGATACTGATAAAATATGCCGTGATCATTTACCCGTTCCCAATTCATTCATAGACCAAGAGTAA
- the ubiK gene encoding ubiquinone biosynthesis accessory factor UbiK, producing MFDPKAIDNLAERIAGAIPPGLTNLKDDVEKNVHALLQSGLSKLDLVSREEFEVQKAVLAKTRARLEELEKRVADLEQRIPQA from the coding sequence ATGTTCGATCCCAAAGCTATAGACAACCTTGCCGAACGTATCGCCGGCGCCATTCCACCCGGTTTGACCAACTTGAAAGACGACGTCGAAAAAAACGTCCACGCCTTGCTGCAAAGCGGGTTATCCAAATTGGACCTGGTCAGCCGCGAAGAATTTGAAGTGCAAAAAGCCGTATTGGCAAAAACCCGCGCCCGTTTGGAAGAACTGGAAAAACGCGTCGCCGATCTGGAACAGCGGATTCCGCAAGCTTAA
- a CDS encoding YifB family Mg chelatase-like AAA ATPase has protein sequence MSLAVVYSRGRAGIDAPQVTVEVHVSNGLPALNIVGLPETAVKESKDRVRGAIINSHFEFPFQRITINLAPADLPKEGGRFDLAIALGILAASGQIPKDALHEYECIGELSLGGELRPIPGALPVAIHCRNAFRQLILPAACAAEASLIKDAQLLPARTLLEVCAHLAGRQAIAPAEISLGVEQVVYTVDFADVHGQFHVKRAMEIAAAGKHNLLMLGPPGTGKSMLAARLPTILPELSEQQAQETAALASISDHGLDVSRWRQPPYRAPHHTASAAALVGGGSNPKPGEISLSHNGALFLDELPEFDRKVLEVLREPLETGHITISRANRQADFPASFQLIAAMNPCPCGYLGDASGRCRCTSEQVARYRARVSGPLLDRIDMHMEVPRVALDVLRKGSATGEELSETIRQRVVAAREIAYRRQGKANAALTAAEVKTICGLSETGHQLLEQALEKFGLSHRAYHRILKLARTIADLANSPTIEIAHLSEAIGYRKLDRTR, from the coding sequence ATGTCACTGGCCGTCGTTTACAGCCGGGGCCGCGCCGGCATAGACGCTCCGCAAGTGACCGTGGAAGTGCATGTCAGTAACGGTTTGCCTGCTCTAAACATAGTCGGCTTGCCCGAGACAGCGGTGAAAGAAAGCAAGGATAGGGTGCGCGGAGCGATCATTAATTCGCACTTCGAGTTTCCGTTTCAGCGCATCACTATCAATCTGGCGCCCGCCGACTTGCCCAAAGAAGGCGGCCGCTTCGATTTGGCGATTGCCTTGGGCATTCTGGCTGCTTCCGGACAAATCCCCAAAGACGCACTGCATGAATACGAATGCATAGGCGAACTGTCGCTAGGCGGCGAATTGCGGCCTATTCCCGGCGCTTTGCCAGTGGCAATCCATTGCCGAAACGCTTTCAGACAACTAATTCTGCCAGCAGCTTGTGCGGCGGAGGCCTCGTTAATCAAGGATGCACAATTGCTGCCGGCTAGGACGCTATTGGAAGTCTGTGCTCATCTTGCAGGTCGGCAAGCCATTGCGCCAGCCGAAATCAGCCTAGGCGTCGAGCAAGTAGTCTATACCGTCGACTTTGCCGATGTGCATGGCCAATTTCACGTCAAGCGAGCCATGGAAATTGCCGCTGCCGGAAAACATAATTTACTGATGCTAGGCCCGCCCGGCACTGGTAAATCCATGCTGGCGGCGCGTTTGCCGACGATTTTGCCGGAACTCAGCGAACAGCAAGCTCAGGAAACGGCCGCGTTGGCCTCTATCAGCGACCATGGTCTGGACGTCAGCCGTTGGCGGCAACCTCCATACCGAGCACCCCACCATACCGCATCAGCTGCGGCGTTGGTTGGTGGCGGCAGCAATCCCAAACCTGGCGAAATATCCCTGTCGCACAACGGTGCCTTATTTTTGGACGAACTTCCGGAGTTCGATAGAAAGGTTTTGGAAGTTCTACGCGAACCCTTGGAAACCGGCCATATCACTATTTCCCGCGCCAACCGCCAAGCCGATTTTCCGGCCAGCTTTCAATTGATCGCAGCAATGAACCCCTGCCCATGCGGCTATCTGGGCGATGCATCCGGGCGTTGCCGCTGTACATCGGAGCAAGTAGCCCGTTATCGCGCTAGAGTTTCCGGACCGCTACTGGACAGGATAGACATGCATATGGAAGTACCGCGCGTCGCGCTAGATGTATTGCGTAAAGGCTCGGCGACCGGCGAAGAACTTAGCGAGACTATTCGTCAACGCGTCGTCGCGGCCCGAGAAATCGCTTACCGACGCCAAGGCAAAGCCAATGCCGCGCTGACCGCCGCCGAAGTGAAGACTATTTGCGGTTTGTCTGAAACCGGCCACCAGCTACTGGAACAAGCGCTGGAAAAATTCGGCCTGTCGCATAGGGCTTACCACCGGATTTTGAAACTGGCGCGAACGATTGCCGATCTGGCCAATTCCCCGACTATTGAAATCGCTCACCTTAGCGAAGCCATAGGCTACCGCAAGCTGGACAGAACGCGCTAA
- a CDS encoding peroxiredoxin: MSVLVGKQAPDFTVPAVLGDGQIVDSYSFSGATSGKYAVLFFYPLDFTFVCPSELIALDHRIDEFKSRGVEVVGVSIDSHFTHNAWRNTPVNQGGIGPVRYTLAADMTHSICKDYDVESAGGVAFRGSFLIDKAGVVRHQVVNDLPLGRNFDEMLRMVDALQFHEEHGEVCPAGWTKGDAGMNANPAGVAEYLSKNADKL; encoded by the coding sequence ATGAGCGTTTTAGTAGGTAAGCAAGCTCCTGACTTTACAGTTCCTGCGGTATTAGGCGACGGTCAAATTGTTGACTCTTACAGTTTTTCCGGTGCGACTAGCGGCAAATATGCAGTACTTTTCTTTTATCCTTTGGATTTCACCTTCGTTTGCCCAAGCGAATTGATTGCTTTGGATCATCGTATCGACGAATTCAAAAGCCGTGGCGTTGAAGTGGTTGGTGTTTCTATTGACTCGCACTTTACCCATAACGCGTGGCGCAACACGCCTGTCAATCAAGGCGGTATCGGTCCCGTTCGCTACACACTGGCAGCCGACATGACGCATAGCATCTGCAAAGACTATGATGTTGAATCCGCTGGTGGCGTGGCTTTCCGCGGTAGTTTCTTGATTGATAAAGCAGGTGTTGTCCGTCATCAAGTTGTCAACGACTTGCCTCTGGGCCGTAACTTCGACGAAATGTTGCGCATGGTTGACGCGCTTCAGTTCCATGAAGAGCACGGCGAAGTTTGCCCAGCGGGTTGGACTAAAGGTGATGCAGGCATGAATGCCAATCCTGCTGGTGTAGCTGAATATCTGAGTAAAAATGCTGATAAACTGTAA
- the nadC gene encoding carboxylating nicotinate-nucleotide diphosphorylase, with protein MQPSSAEIARYLAEDIGSGDITASIVSVEAQANATVLTREPMVLCGRTWFDAVFQQLSPRVVVDWQCDEGESVSANTLLCRLYGPARALLTGERTALNLLQTLSATATAARRYADAVAGTGCKVLDTRKTVPGLRLAQKYAVKCGGCFNHRIGLFDAVLIKENHIIAAGSIANAIGLARGYANVPVEVEVEDLDEFAQAFASQPDRIMLDNFSLADMRIAVGRNRGAVELEASGNITLDNIRSVAETGVDFISIGALTKNIAAVDLSMRIAIRID; from the coding sequence ATGCAACCAAGTTCCGCAGAAATCGCGCGTTATCTCGCCGAAGATATAGGTAGCGGCGATATTACCGCCAGCATTGTCTCGGTCGAGGCCCAGGCTAATGCCACAGTGTTGACCCGAGAGCCCATGGTGCTGTGTGGCCGAACGTGGTTCGATGCTGTGTTTCAACAACTGAGTCCACGAGTCGTCGTCGATTGGCAATGCGATGAGGGCGAGAGCGTATCGGCGAATACATTGCTATGCCGGTTGTATGGCCCTGCTCGCGCATTGCTGACAGGCGAGCGCACAGCGCTGAATTTGCTGCAAACCTTATCCGCGACGGCTACTGCCGCTCGCCGCTATGCCGATGCTGTGGCGGGGACTGGCTGTAAGGTATTGGATACCCGAAAAACCGTGCCCGGCTTGCGTTTGGCGCAAAAATACGCGGTTAAGTGCGGTGGTTGTTTTAATCATCGTATCGGTTTATTCGATGCAGTCCTAATCAAGGAAAACCATATTATCGCGGCCGGCTCAATTGCCAACGCGATTGGACTGGCTAGAGGCTATGCGAATGTGCCGGTCGAGGTGGAGGTGGAAGACCTTGACGAATTTGCCCAGGCTTTTGCTTCGCAACCGGATCGGATAATGCTGGATAATTTTTCGCTGGCCGATATGCGTATAGCGGTGGGACGGAATCGGGGGGCGGTAGAGCTAGAAGCGTCAGGAAATATTACTTTGGATAATATTCGATCTGTAGCGGAAACCGGCGTCGACTTTATTTCGATAGGTGCCTTAACCAAAAACATCGCAGCGGTGGATCTGTCGATGCGTATAGCCATACGCATCGATTAA
- the ampD gene encoding 1,6-anhydro-N-acetylmuramyl-L-alanine amidase AmpD, with protein sequence MMILDHYLSSACQIASPNCDDRPDPDDVSLLVIHCISLPPEQFEGGYIDQLFCNCLDPSAHPYFQDIHQLKVSAHLLIRRDGSIRQYVPFNRRAWHAGVSKYQDRERCNDFSIGIELEGAISVEYTNMQYQKLVDVTKTLLANYPKLSNQLIVGHSDIAPGRKTDPGPFFDWPHFHELLAFKVASPSE encoded by the coding sequence ATGATGATTCTCGACCACTACCTGAGTAGCGCTTGCCAGATCGCTTCGCCGAACTGCGACGATAGACCGGATCCCGACGACGTTTCCTTATTAGTAATCCATTGCATCAGCCTGCCTCCGGAGCAATTCGAGGGCGGCTATATCGACCAACTGTTTTGCAACTGCCTGGATCCAAGCGCGCATCCTTATTTCCAAGACATACATCAGCTTAAGGTGTCCGCGCATTTACTGATTCGCCGGGATGGCAGCATTAGACAATATGTACCGTTCAACCGCAGAGCCTGGCACGCAGGCGTCTCAAAATATCAAGACAGGGAACGTTGTAACGACTTTTCTATTGGTATTGAGCTGGAAGGCGCAATAAGCGTGGAATACACGAACATGCAATACCAGAAGCTAGTCGATGTGACTAAAACCTTGCTGGCAAATTATCCGAAATTGTCGAACCAGCTCATTGTCGGTCATAGCGACATCGCCCCTGGCCGAAAAACTGACCCCGGCCCTTTTTTCGACTGGCCGCACTTTCACGAATTGCTAGCTTTTAAAGTTGCGAGCCCCTCGGAATAA
- a CDS encoding dynamin family protein has protein sequence MRNLEFKEQLHEYTHWREQLIQGIELYREWRNRYRFSDPQSTDTLLNILQGLHNDRVTLAFVAEFSRGKTELINALFFAETGVRLLPSSPGRTTMSPTELFWDEKGGSYIRLLNIESRLEDISLMDYKRNPDRWTQIDLNCDSPTQMQEAFRELISTKRVSREMADKLGLWNEREAAEQGIINPESVEVPCWRHAMISFPHPLLKEGLCILDTPGLNALGTEPELTLSMLPSAQAIIFVLAADTGVTKSDLEMWKSHVCSSRGNRRQGLAVVMNKIDSMWDDLAGETGYEASIQKQIETSAMILNLEKEVIFPVSAKQALLAKVKGDDALLQKSRLNLLESYLSDDILDQRRDILKGVVDKEIGFLVSESVKLMDSKIVNAQKQLDEFKQVDFENQELTGKLMAETRDRQNAYMANIENFQASRKVFAVQAKMLIDSFAKEKIDDIIRRTKDDMSKSLTTYGMKQNMRRLFDELRDLLQDSVDMTEETRRLIKAIHKKFQDEYGFKEIEPQLFSIKQHQFELEQIFDEGEAFRNSAKTTMTEQSIVVNKLYGTLIAKARNILQLAQRDAVTWSNSVLSPLMHQIKDHKKQIESRLIMLRKINESKGNVNESIAQLEGELGPLQVQYQELLEILKSVHLEAKAD, from the coding sequence ATGAGAAATCTGGAATTTAAAGAACAGTTGCACGAATACACGCATTGGCGCGAACAACTGATTCAGGGTATCGAATTGTATCGGGAGTGGCGTAATCGCTATCGCTTCAGTGACCCGCAAAGTACCGATACCTTGCTGAATATATTGCAAGGCTTGCATAATGATCGCGTTACCTTGGCGTTTGTGGCGGAGTTTTCCAGAGGTAAAACCGAGTTAATCAACGCGCTGTTTTTTGCGGAAACCGGCGTGCGTTTGTTGCCGTCGTCGCCGGGCCGCACTACGATGTCGCCTACTGAGCTATTCTGGGATGAAAAGGGCGGCAGTTATATTCGATTGCTCAATATCGAGAGTCGTTTGGAAGATATTTCCTTGATGGATTACAAGCGTAATCCTGACCGGTGGACGCAAATCGATCTGAATTGTGATTCGCCTACCCAGATGCAGGAAGCATTCAGAGAATTGATTTCGACTAAGCGGGTTTCTCGGGAAATGGCCGATAAGCTGGGTTTGTGGAACGAACGCGAAGCCGCCGAGCAAGGCATTATCAACCCGGAATCCGTGGAAGTGCCGTGTTGGCGGCATGCGATGATCAGTTTTCCACATCCCTTATTGAAAGAAGGTTTGTGCATTCTGGATACGCCGGGCTTGAATGCCCTGGGTACTGAGCCTGAGCTAACTTTAAGTATGTTGCCTAGTGCGCAAGCCATTATTTTCGTTTTGGCCGCCGATACCGGCGTGACTAAAAGCGACTTGGAAATGTGGAAAAGCCACGTCTGTAGTTCCAGGGGTAATCGTCGCCAAGGCTTGGCCGTGGTAATGAATAAAATCGACTCGATGTGGGACGACTTGGCTGGCGAAACGGGTTACGAAGCCTCGATCCAAAAACAAATCGAAACCTCGGCGATGATTCTGAATCTGGAGAAGGAAGTTATTTTTCCGGTTTCCGCGAAACAGGCTTTATTGGCTAAGGTGAAGGGCGACGATGCCTTGCTGCAAAAAAGTCGTCTCAATCTGCTGGAAAGCTATTTGTCAGATGATATTCTCGACCAACGTCGGGACATTCTGAAAGGGGTGGTCGATAAGGAAATTGGCTTTCTGGTTAGCGAATCCGTCAAGCTGATGGATTCTAAGATTGTTAACGCTCAAAAGCAGCTCGACGAATTCAAGCAGGTCGATTTCGAGAATCAGGAATTGACCGGTAAATTGATGGCGGAAACCCGCGACCGTCAAAACGCTTATATGGCCAATATCGAGAACTTTCAGGCCAGCCGCAAAGTGTTCGCAGTACAAGCCAAAATGTTAATCGACTCTTTTGCCAAAGAAAAAATCGATGACATCATCAGACGTACCAAGGACGATATGAGCAAAAGCCTGACCACTTACGGTATGAAACAGAATATGCGTAGGTTGTTCGACGAGTTGCGCGATCTGTTGCAGGACTCGGTGGATATGACCGAAGAAACTCGGCGCTTGATTAAAGCCATTCACAAAAAATTTCAGGACGAATACGGCTTTAAGGAAATCGAGCCACAGTTGTTTTCGATAAAACAGCACCAGTTTGAGCTGGAGCAGATTTTTGACGAAGGCGAAGCGTTTCGCAATAGCGCCAAAACCACGATGACCGAGCAAAGTATAGTGGTTAACAAGCTATACGGTACGTTGATAGCGAAGGCCAGAAATATATTGCAACTCGCCCAGCGCGATGCGGTTACTTGGAGCAATAGCGTTCTGTCACCGCTGATGCACCAAATCAAGGACCACAAAAAGCAAATCGAAAGCCGTTTGATTATGCTCAGAAAAATCAACGAATCCAAAGGCAATGTCAACGAGAGTATTGCGCAGTTAGAGGGTGAATTGGGGCCGCTACAAGTTCAGTATCAAGAGTTACTCGAGATTCTTAAATCCGTGCATTTGGAAGCTAAAGCCGATTAG